The following are encoded together in the Coturnix japonica isolate 7356 chromosome 8, Coturnix japonica 2.1, whole genome shotgun sequence genome:
- the FNDC7 gene encoding fibronectin type III domain-containing protein 7 isoform X4, producing the protein MRGSERASLLQVGLLLHSLRAVLSAHTGFSMSVYDVTSSSIYLRWSKFSGASSYRVTATAVNTVGHSFLAHYSDVTLKSTLTSLIPNTVYAIQAEAIDKNGIILAQTQTMQSTAPDVPVIDQAYSKLSNSITVEWRAVPGATSYLLSAQDGDSCIETVVTKSPGTVMGLEPATCYRITIRSVNAGGKSRPSPSRKTTTVLSAPILSVSSPSCDSIAVSWKAVYMAVGFSVSLMRSDGLGRMLKHNTTNTSFIFSNLDPGTLYTIKAYAWNANGLPGDDFTYNQRTSPKAPADVQVAFSSGALRAVVSWMPAEGALTYSVTASRGLLKLKCNTSSSSCIVPSLQCGSEYSVFVTAHNDAGSSHPTDAVSLKTIPCAPGNISIEEDERGNLSVSWSRVNLGHYYVVFVKSDDGLEVYCNTSHTRCRFQSDCGFTYFISVFAYNKAGQSPLGDVFNYTTAPCCPSNFRAVLVSGDTVEVSWAPVRGAEMYETKAASWRGTVLCNDTATACTLSALRCDTRYNVTVYSFSEARGSNTSCASKYVATAPCCPTDMTVTQVTQSVTNISWSVGVGAQTYATTLESPKGQAKCHTLQNYCLLGCIICGTNYTVSLKAISETGLTSHCTYQGYSSSACCPSGVQLYRLGSNGIRVYWRASEETISYITDLRGSKGNFTCTSNSGVSYCDITEIPCGDVYTVVVSPATDKRLKLTFCPKKIYSVTCSGSSVGMVIYRGKSSTEHA; encoded by the exons ATGCGCGGTTCGGAGCGAGCATCGCTGCTGCAGGTCGGGCTGCTCCTCCACAGCCTGCGGGCG GTCCTTTCAGCTCATACAG gTTTCTCTATGTCTGTATATGATGTGACCTCAAGCAGCATTTATCTCAGATGGTCCAAGTTTTCAGGAGCCTCTTCTTACAGAGTCACGGCTACAGCTGTGAATACTGTAGGCCATTCTTTCCTGGCTCATTATAGTGACGTTACACTTAAGAGCACTTTAACTTCGTTAATTCCCAATACTGTCTATGCTATACAAGCAGAAGCCATTGACAAGAATGGAATTATTCTGGCACAAACACAGACTATGCAATCAACAG CTCCAGACGTTCCTGTTATTGATCAAGCTTACTCAAAACTTAGCAATAGTATCACAGTGGAATGGAGAGCGGTACCCGGAGCTACTAGTTATCTACTGTCTGCACAGGACGGAGATTCCTGCATTGAAACCGTTGTCACAAAATCACCAGGAACAGTGATGGGGTTGGAACCAGCCACCTGCTACAGAATCACCATCAGATCTGTAAATGCAGGAGGAAAGAGCCGGCCTTCACCTTCCAGAAAAACAACTACAG TCTTGTCTGCTCCAATTCTGTCCGTCAGTTCCCCGAGCTGCGATTCCATTGCAGTGAGCTGGAAAGCTGTGTATATGGCTGTGGGATTCTCTGTGTCCCTGATGAGGTCAGATGGTTTGGGCAGGATGCTGAAGCACAACACCACCAATACCTCCTTCATATTCTCAAATCTAGATCCAGGAACTCTCTATACTATAAAAGCATATGCCTGGAATGCCAATGGTCTTCCCGGAGATGATTTCACATATAATCAAAGAACAA GTCCTAAGGCACCAGCAGATGTTCAAGTAGCTTTCAGCAGCGGAGCTTTAAGAGCTGTTGTTTCTTGGATGCCAGCAGAAGGAGCTCTGACTTACAGCGTGACAGCCTCCAGAGGACTCTTGAAGCTGAAGTGTAACAcgtcttcctcctcctgcataGTGCCATCACTCCAGTGCGGCTCTGAATATTCTGTTTTTGTCACAGCACATAACGATGCTGGATCCAGTCATCCTACTGATGCAGTGAGCTTAAAAACTA TTCCTTGTGCACCAGGAAATATATCAATTGAAGAGGATGAACGTGGAAACCTGTCGGTATCATGGTCTAGAGTAAATTTGGGTCATTATTATGTGGTTTTTGTGAAGAGCGACGATGGCTTGGAAGTGTACTGCAACACATCACACACACGGTGCCGTTTCCAGTCAGACTGCGGATTTACTTATTTCATTAGTGTCTTTGCATATAACAAGGCAGGGCAGAGTCCTTTAGGTGATGTATTCAATTACACCACTG CTCCGTGCTGCCCCAGTAACTTCCGCGCAGTGCTGGTGTCCGGCGACACGGTGGAGGTGAGCTGGGCTCCCGTCCGCGGTGCTGAAATGTACGAGACCAAGGCTGCCTCCTGGAGAGGGACGGTGCTGTGCAACGACACAGCCACGGCCTGCACCCTGTCTGCTCTGCGCTGCGACACCCGCTATAACGTCACCGTTTATTCCTTCAGCGAGGCCAGGGGCAGCAACACATCGTGTGCATCTAAGTATGTGGCAACAG ctccTTGTTGCCCTACTGACATGACCGTAACTCAGGTGACACAGTCTGTAACAAATATCAGCTGGTCTGTTGGAGTTGGTGCACAGACATATGCAACAACATTGGAGTCTCCAAAGGGACAGGCAAAATGTCACACTCTTCAAAACTACTGTCTCCTGGGATGCATCATATGTGGCACCAACTACACGGTATCTCTGAAAGCCATCAGTGAAACTGGTTTGACATCCCATTGCACATATCAAGGATATTCTTCCA GTGCCTGCTGTCCTTCTGGAGTGCAGCTATATAGACTTGGCAGTAATGGTATCCGGGTGTACTGGCGAGCTTCTGAAGAAACAATAAGCTACATTACTGATTTACGTGGCTCAAAAGGCAATTTCACCTGTACATCTAACTCAGGTGTAAGTTACTGTGATATTACTGAGATACCTTGTGGTGATGTCTACACAGTGGTAGTGTCTCCGGCTACGGATAAGAGGCTGAAACTCACATTTTGtcctaaaaaaatatattcag TAACCTGTTCTGGAAGCTCTGTTGGAATGG TGATTTACAGAggaaagagcagcacagaacatGCCTAG
- the FNDC7 gene encoding fibronectin type III domain-containing protein 7 isoform X2, whose product MRGSERASLLQVGLLLHSLRAVLSAHTGFSMSVYDVTSSSIYLRWSKFSGASSYRVTATAVNTVGHSFLAHYSDVTLKSTLTSLIPNTVYAIQAEAIDKNGIILAQTQTMQSTAPDVPVIDQAYSKLSNSITVEWRAVPGATSYLLSAQDGDSCIETVVTKSPGTVMGLEPATCYRITIRSVNAGGKSRPSPSRKTTTVLSAPILSVSSPSCDSIAVSWKAVYMAVGFSVSLMRSDGLGRMLKHNTTNTSFIFSNLDPGTLYTIKAYAWNANGLPGDDFTYNQRTSPKAPADVQVAFSSGALRAVVSWMPAEGALTYSVTASRGLLKLKCNTSSSSCIVPSLQCGSEYSVFVTAHNDAGSSHPTDAVSLKTIPCAPGNISIEEDERGNLSVSWSRVNLGHYYVVFVKSDDGLEVYCNTSHTRCRFQSDCGFTYFISVFAYNKAGQSPLGDVFNYTTAPCCPSNFRAVLVSGDTVEVSWAPVRGAEMYETKAASWRGTVLCNDTATACTLSALRCDTRYNVTVYSFSEARGSNTSCASKYVATAPCSPEIKSISKEAHSVVSVHWQSNNEEATYIVTARGLAGLWHCTSSRNTCTLLNLPCGSAFSVSVIAQSPAGQSLPSYSVPLETAPCCPTDMTVTQVTQSVTNISWSVGVGAQTYATTLESPKGQAKCHTLQNYCLLGCIICGTNYTVSLKAISETGLTSHCTYQGYSSSACCPSGVQLYRLGSNGIRVYWRASEETISYITDLRGSKGNFTCTSNSGVSYCDITEIPCGDVYTVVVSPATDKRLKLTFCPKKIYSVIYRGKSSTEHA is encoded by the exons ATGCGCGGTTCGGAGCGAGCATCGCTGCTGCAGGTCGGGCTGCTCCTCCACAGCCTGCGGGCG GTCCTTTCAGCTCATACAG gTTTCTCTATGTCTGTATATGATGTGACCTCAAGCAGCATTTATCTCAGATGGTCCAAGTTTTCAGGAGCCTCTTCTTACAGAGTCACGGCTACAGCTGTGAATACTGTAGGCCATTCTTTCCTGGCTCATTATAGTGACGTTACACTTAAGAGCACTTTAACTTCGTTAATTCCCAATACTGTCTATGCTATACAAGCAGAAGCCATTGACAAGAATGGAATTATTCTGGCACAAACACAGACTATGCAATCAACAG CTCCAGACGTTCCTGTTATTGATCAAGCTTACTCAAAACTTAGCAATAGTATCACAGTGGAATGGAGAGCGGTACCCGGAGCTACTAGTTATCTACTGTCTGCACAGGACGGAGATTCCTGCATTGAAACCGTTGTCACAAAATCACCAGGAACAGTGATGGGGTTGGAACCAGCCACCTGCTACAGAATCACCATCAGATCTGTAAATGCAGGAGGAAAGAGCCGGCCTTCACCTTCCAGAAAAACAACTACAG TCTTGTCTGCTCCAATTCTGTCCGTCAGTTCCCCGAGCTGCGATTCCATTGCAGTGAGCTGGAAAGCTGTGTATATGGCTGTGGGATTCTCTGTGTCCCTGATGAGGTCAGATGGTTTGGGCAGGATGCTGAAGCACAACACCACCAATACCTCCTTCATATTCTCAAATCTAGATCCAGGAACTCTCTATACTATAAAAGCATATGCCTGGAATGCCAATGGTCTTCCCGGAGATGATTTCACATATAATCAAAGAACAA GTCCTAAGGCACCAGCAGATGTTCAAGTAGCTTTCAGCAGCGGAGCTTTAAGAGCTGTTGTTTCTTGGATGCCAGCAGAAGGAGCTCTGACTTACAGCGTGACAGCCTCCAGAGGACTCTTGAAGCTGAAGTGTAACAcgtcttcctcctcctgcataGTGCCATCACTCCAGTGCGGCTCTGAATATTCTGTTTTTGTCACAGCACATAACGATGCTGGATCCAGTCATCCTACTGATGCAGTGAGCTTAAAAACTA TTCCTTGTGCACCAGGAAATATATCAATTGAAGAGGATGAACGTGGAAACCTGTCGGTATCATGGTCTAGAGTAAATTTGGGTCATTATTATGTGGTTTTTGTGAAGAGCGACGATGGCTTGGAAGTGTACTGCAACACATCACACACACGGTGCCGTTTCCAGTCAGACTGCGGATTTACTTATTTCATTAGTGTCTTTGCATATAACAAGGCAGGGCAGAGTCCTTTAGGTGATGTATTCAATTACACCACTG CTCCGTGCTGCCCCAGTAACTTCCGCGCAGTGCTGGTGTCCGGCGACACGGTGGAGGTGAGCTGGGCTCCCGTCCGCGGTGCTGAAATGTACGAGACCAAGGCTGCCTCCTGGAGAGGGACGGTGCTGTGCAACGACACAGCCACGGCCTGCACCCTGTCTGCTCTGCGCTGCGACACCCGCTATAACGTCACCGTTTATTCCTTCAGCGAGGCCAGGGGCAGCAACACATCGTGTGCATCTAAGTATGTGGCAACAG CTCCCTGCAGtcctgaaattaaaagcatttccaagGAGGCTCATTCTGTGGTCAGTGTGCATTGGCAATCTAACAACGAGGAAGCTACGTATATTGTAACTGCTCGCGGACTGGCTGGACTTTGGCATTGTACAAGCTCTAGAAACACATGTACCCTACTTAATCTTCCCTGTGGATCTGCTTTCTCTGTCAGTGTTATAGCACAATCACCAGCTGGACAGAGCTTACCAAGCTACAGTGTCCCTTTAGAGACCG ctccTTGTTGCCCTACTGACATGACCGTAACTCAGGTGACACAGTCTGTAACAAATATCAGCTGGTCTGTTGGAGTTGGTGCACAGACATATGCAACAACATTGGAGTCTCCAAAGGGACAGGCAAAATGTCACACTCTTCAAAACTACTGTCTCCTGGGATGCATCATATGTGGCACCAACTACACGGTATCTCTGAAAGCCATCAGTGAAACTGGTTTGACATCCCATTGCACATATCAAGGATATTCTTCCA GTGCCTGCTGTCCTTCTGGAGTGCAGCTATATAGACTTGGCAGTAATGGTATCCGGGTGTACTGGCGAGCTTCTGAAGAAACAATAAGCTACATTACTGATTTACGTGGCTCAAAAGGCAATTTCACCTGTACATCTAACTCAGGTGTAAGTTACTGTGATATTACTGAGATACCTTGTGGTGATGTCTACACAGTGGTAGTGTCTCCGGCTACGGATAAGAGGCTGAAACTCACATTTTGtcctaaaaaaatatattcag TGATTTACAGAggaaagagcagcacagaacatGCCTAG
- the FNDC7 gene encoding fibronectin type III domain-containing protein 7 isoform X1, producing MRGSERASLLQVGLLLHSLRAVLSAHTGFSMSVYDVTSSSIYLRWSKFSGASSYRVTATAVNTVGHSFLAHYSDVTLKSTLTSLIPNTVYAIQAEAIDKNGIILAQTQTMQSTAPDVPVIDQAYSKLSNSITVEWRAVPGATSYLLSAQDGDSCIETVVTKSPGTVMGLEPATCYRITIRSVNAGGKSRPSPSRKTTTVLSAPILSVSSPSCDSIAVSWKAVYMAVGFSVSLMRSDGLGRMLKHNTTNTSFIFSNLDPGTLYTIKAYAWNANGLPGDDFTYNQRTSPKAPADVQVAFSSGALRAVVSWMPAEGALTYSVTASRGLLKLKCNTSSSSCIVPSLQCGSEYSVFVTAHNDAGSSHPTDAVSLKTIPCAPGNISIEEDERGNLSVSWSRVNLGHYYVVFVKSDDGLEVYCNTSHTRCRFQSDCGFTYFISVFAYNKAGQSPLGDVFNYTTAPCCPSNFRAVLVSGDTVEVSWAPVRGAEMYETKAASWRGTVLCNDTATACTLSALRCDTRYNVTVYSFSEARGSNTSCASKYVATAPCSPEIKSISKEAHSVVSVHWQSNNEEATYIVTARGLAGLWHCTSSRNTCTLLNLPCGSAFSVSVIAQSPAGQSLPSYSVPLETAPCCPTDMTVTQVTQSVTNISWSVGVGAQTYATTLESPKGQAKCHTLQNYCLLGCIICGTNYTVSLKAISETGLTSHCTYQGYSSSACCPSGVQLYRLGSNGIRVYWRASEETISYITDLRGSKGNFTCTSNSGVSYCDITEIPCGDVYTVVVSPATDKRLKLTFCPKKIYSVTCSGSSVGMVIYRGKSSTEHA from the exons ATGCGCGGTTCGGAGCGAGCATCGCTGCTGCAGGTCGGGCTGCTCCTCCACAGCCTGCGGGCG GTCCTTTCAGCTCATACAG gTTTCTCTATGTCTGTATATGATGTGACCTCAAGCAGCATTTATCTCAGATGGTCCAAGTTTTCAGGAGCCTCTTCTTACAGAGTCACGGCTACAGCTGTGAATACTGTAGGCCATTCTTTCCTGGCTCATTATAGTGACGTTACACTTAAGAGCACTTTAACTTCGTTAATTCCCAATACTGTCTATGCTATACAAGCAGAAGCCATTGACAAGAATGGAATTATTCTGGCACAAACACAGACTATGCAATCAACAG CTCCAGACGTTCCTGTTATTGATCAAGCTTACTCAAAACTTAGCAATAGTATCACAGTGGAATGGAGAGCGGTACCCGGAGCTACTAGTTATCTACTGTCTGCACAGGACGGAGATTCCTGCATTGAAACCGTTGTCACAAAATCACCAGGAACAGTGATGGGGTTGGAACCAGCCACCTGCTACAGAATCACCATCAGATCTGTAAATGCAGGAGGAAAGAGCCGGCCTTCACCTTCCAGAAAAACAACTACAG TCTTGTCTGCTCCAATTCTGTCCGTCAGTTCCCCGAGCTGCGATTCCATTGCAGTGAGCTGGAAAGCTGTGTATATGGCTGTGGGATTCTCTGTGTCCCTGATGAGGTCAGATGGTTTGGGCAGGATGCTGAAGCACAACACCACCAATACCTCCTTCATATTCTCAAATCTAGATCCAGGAACTCTCTATACTATAAAAGCATATGCCTGGAATGCCAATGGTCTTCCCGGAGATGATTTCACATATAATCAAAGAACAA GTCCTAAGGCACCAGCAGATGTTCAAGTAGCTTTCAGCAGCGGAGCTTTAAGAGCTGTTGTTTCTTGGATGCCAGCAGAAGGAGCTCTGACTTACAGCGTGACAGCCTCCAGAGGACTCTTGAAGCTGAAGTGTAACAcgtcttcctcctcctgcataGTGCCATCACTCCAGTGCGGCTCTGAATATTCTGTTTTTGTCACAGCACATAACGATGCTGGATCCAGTCATCCTACTGATGCAGTGAGCTTAAAAACTA TTCCTTGTGCACCAGGAAATATATCAATTGAAGAGGATGAACGTGGAAACCTGTCGGTATCATGGTCTAGAGTAAATTTGGGTCATTATTATGTGGTTTTTGTGAAGAGCGACGATGGCTTGGAAGTGTACTGCAACACATCACACACACGGTGCCGTTTCCAGTCAGACTGCGGATTTACTTATTTCATTAGTGTCTTTGCATATAACAAGGCAGGGCAGAGTCCTTTAGGTGATGTATTCAATTACACCACTG CTCCGTGCTGCCCCAGTAACTTCCGCGCAGTGCTGGTGTCCGGCGACACGGTGGAGGTGAGCTGGGCTCCCGTCCGCGGTGCTGAAATGTACGAGACCAAGGCTGCCTCCTGGAGAGGGACGGTGCTGTGCAACGACACAGCCACGGCCTGCACCCTGTCTGCTCTGCGCTGCGACACCCGCTATAACGTCACCGTTTATTCCTTCAGCGAGGCCAGGGGCAGCAACACATCGTGTGCATCTAAGTATGTGGCAACAG CTCCCTGCAGtcctgaaattaaaagcatttccaagGAGGCTCATTCTGTGGTCAGTGTGCATTGGCAATCTAACAACGAGGAAGCTACGTATATTGTAACTGCTCGCGGACTGGCTGGACTTTGGCATTGTACAAGCTCTAGAAACACATGTACCCTACTTAATCTTCCCTGTGGATCTGCTTTCTCTGTCAGTGTTATAGCACAATCACCAGCTGGACAGAGCTTACCAAGCTACAGTGTCCCTTTAGAGACCG ctccTTGTTGCCCTACTGACATGACCGTAACTCAGGTGACACAGTCTGTAACAAATATCAGCTGGTCTGTTGGAGTTGGTGCACAGACATATGCAACAACATTGGAGTCTCCAAAGGGACAGGCAAAATGTCACACTCTTCAAAACTACTGTCTCCTGGGATGCATCATATGTGGCACCAACTACACGGTATCTCTGAAAGCCATCAGTGAAACTGGTTTGACATCCCATTGCACATATCAAGGATATTCTTCCA GTGCCTGCTGTCCTTCTGGAGTGCAGCTATATAGACTTGGCAGTAATGGTATCCGGGTGTACTGGCGAGCTTCTGAAGAAACAATAAGCTACATTACTGATTTACGTGGCTCAAAAGGCAATTTCACCTGTACATCTAACTCAGGTGTAAGTTACTGTGATATTACTGAGATACCTTGTGGTGATGTCTACACAGTGGTAGTGTCTCCGGCTACGGATAAGAGGCTGAAACTCACATTTTGtcctaaaaaaatatattcag TAACCTGTTCTGGAAGCTCTGTTGGAATGG TGATTTACAGAggaaagagcagcacagaacatGCCTAG
- the FNDC7 gene encoding fibronectin type III domain-containing protein 7 isoform X3: MSVYDVTSSSIYLRWSKFSGASSYRVTATAVNTVGHSFLAHYSDVTLKSTLTSLIPNTVYAIQAEAIDKNGIILAQTQTMQSTAPDVPVIDQAYSKLSNSITVEWRAVPGATSYLLSAQDGDSCIETVVTKSPGTVMGLEPATCYRITIRSVNAGGKSRPSPSRKTTTVLSAPILSVSSPSCDSIAVSWKAVYMAVGFSVSLMRSDGLGRMLKHNTTNTSFIFSNLDPGTLYTIKAYAWNANGLPGDDFTYNQRTSPKAPADVQVAFSSGALRAVVSWMPAEGALTYSVTASRGLLKLKCNTSSSSCIVPSLQCGSEYSVFVTAHNDAGSSHPTDAVSLKTIPCAPGNISIEEDERGNLSVSWSRVNLGHYYVVFVKSDDGLEVYCNTSHTRCRFQSDCGFTYFISVFAYNKAGQSPLGDVFNYTTAPCCPSNFRAVLVSGDTVEVSWAPVRGAEMYETKAASWRGTVLCNDTATACTLSALRCDTRYNVTVYSFSEARGSNTSCASKYVATAPCSPEIKSISKEAHSVVSVHWQSNNEEATYIVTARGLAGLWHCTSSRNTCTLLNLPCGSAFSVSVIAQSPAGQSLPSYSVPLETAPCCPTDMTVTQVTQSVTNISWSVGVGAQTYATTLESPKGQAKCHTLQNYCLLGCIICGTNYTVSLKAISETGLTSHCTYQGYSSSACCPSGVQLYRLGSNGIRVYWRASEETISYITDLRGSKGNFTCTSNSGVSYCDITEIPCGDVYTVVVSPATDKRLKLTFCPKKIYSVTCSGSSVGMVIYRGKSSTEHA, encoded by the exons ATGTCTGTATATGATGTGACCTCAAGCAGCATTTATCTCAGATGGTCCAAGTTTTCAGGAGCCTCTTCTTACAGAGTCACGGCTACAGCTGTGAATACTGTAGGCCATTCTTTCCTGGCTCATTATAGTGACGTTACACTTAAGAGCACTTTAACTTCGTTAATTCCCAATACTGTCTATGCTATACAAGCAGAAGCCATTGACAAGAATGGAATTATTCTGGCACAAACACAGACTATGCAATCAACAG CTCCAGACGTTCCTGTTATTGATCAAGCTTACTCAAAACTTAGCAATAGTATCACAGTGGAATGGAGAGCGGTACCCGGAGCTACTAGTTATCTACTGTCTGCACAGGACGGAGATTCCTGCATTGAAACCGTTGTCACAAAATCACCAGGAACAGTGATGGGGTTGGAACCAGCCACCTGCTACAGAATCACCATCAGATCTGTAAATGCAGGAGGAAAGAGCCGGCCTTCACCTTCCAGAAAAACAACTACAG TCTTGTCTGCTCCAATTCTGTCCGTCAGTTCCCCGAGCTGCGATTCCATTGCAGTGAGCTGGAAAGCTGTGTATATGGCTGTGGGATTCTCTGTGTCCCTGATGAGGTCAGATGGTTTGGGCAGGATGCTGAAGCACAACACCACCAATACCTCCTTCATATTCTCAAATCTAGATCCAGGAACTCTCTATACTATAAAAGCATATGCCTGGAATGCCAATGGTCTTCCCGGAGATGATTTCACATATAATCAAAGAACAA GTCCTAAGGCACCAGCAGATGTTCAAGTAGCTTTCAGCAGCGGAGCTTTAAGAGCTGTTGTTTCTTGGATGCCAGCAGAAGGAGCTCTGACTTACAGCGTGACAGCCTCCAGAGGACTCTTGAAGCTGAAGTGTAACAcgtcttcctcctcctgcataGTGCCATCACTCCAGTGCGGCTCTGAATATTCTGTTTTTGTCACAGCACATAACGATGCTGGATCCAGTCATCCTACTGATGCAGTGAGCTTAAAAACTA TTCCTTGTGCACCAGGAAATATATCAATTGAAGAGGATGAACGTGGAAACCTGTCGGTATCATGGTCTAGAGTAAATTTGGGTCATTATTATGTGGTTTTTGTGAAGAGCGACGATGGCTTGGAAGTGTACTGCAACACATCACACACACGGTGCCGTTTCCAGTCAGACTGCGGATTTACTTATTTCATTAGTGTCTTTGCATATAACAAGGCAGGGCAGAGTCCTTTAGGTGATGTATTCAATTACACCACTG CTCCGTGCTGCCCCAGTAACTTCCGCGCAGTGCTGGTGTCCGGCGACACGGTGGAGGTGAGCTGGGCTCCCGTCCGCGGTGCTGAAATGTACGAGACCAAGGCTGCCTCCTGGAGAGGGACGGTGCTGTGCAACGACACAGCCACGGCCTGCACCCTGTCTGCTCTGCGCTGCGACACCCGCTATAACGTCACCGTTTATTCCTTCAGCGAGGCCAGGGGCAGCAACACATCGTGTGCATCTAAGTATGTGGCAACAG CTCCCTGCAGtcctgaaattaaaagcatttccaagGAGGCTCATTCTGTGGTCAGTGTGCATTGGCAATCTAACAACGAGGAAGCTACGTATATTGTAACTGCTCGCGGACTGGCTGGACTTTGGCATTGTACAAGCTCTAGAAACACATGTACCCTACTTAATCTTCCCTGTGGATCTGCTTTCTCTGTCAGTGTTATAGCACAATCACCAGCTGGACAGAGCTTACCAAGCTACAGTGTCCCTTTAGAGACCG ctccTTGTTGCCCTACTGACATGACCGTAACTCAGGTGACACAGTCTGTAACAAATATCAGCTGGTCTGTTGGAGTTGGTGCACAGACATATGCAACAACATTGGAGTCTCCAAAGGGACAGGCAAAATGTCACACTCTTCAAAACTACTGTCTCCTGGGATGCATCATATGTGGCACCAACTACACGGTATCTCTGAAAGCCATCAGTGAAACTGGTTTGACATCCCATTGCACATATCAAGGATATTCTTCCA GTGCCTGCTGTCCTTCTGGAGTGCAGCTATATAGACTTGGCAGTAATGGTATCCGGGTGTACTGGCGAGCTTCTGAAGAAACAATAAGCTACATTACTGATTTACGTGGCTCAAAAGGCAATTTCACCTGTACATCTAACTCAGGTGTAAGTTACTGTGATATTACTGAGATACCTTGTGGTGATGTCTACACAGTGGTAGTGTCTCCGGCTACGGATAAGAGGCTGAAACTCACATTTTGtcctaaaaaaatatattcag TAACCTGTTCTGGAAGCTCTGTTGGAATGG TGATTTACAGAggaaagagcagcacagaacatGCCTAG